The following proteins are co-located in the Vigna angularis cultivar LongXiaoDou No.4 chromosome 2, ASM1680809v1, whole genome shotgun sequence genome:
- the LOC108327322 gene encoding UPF0481 protein At3g47200 produces the protein MDQTQNESGWMHSIKVTLGSLDHREVKSFISSIPSVSSKLRKSNEEAYSPKFVSIGPLHRGTSSHLLAMEEHKWRYMLALLHRTQNPVSTLDECGTVILGLDDAVRASYGGNIKYDPHELAKIMLLDGSFLLELLLRCAPPNMVPQIPKEENHNGSSSDPILGHKEVFISILTDFTLLENQMPFFVLKTLARVLFPEVFTSEADHLVADLTLSLFSYPLIRCPSVAHFLHLMHLSSIVDEGQKVKKAQQELKRCATRLRAAGVAIRKVERHSKLVHWFGFDIRFAKGVLEIPPLHVVETTEVYLRNFIAWEQSRIGINRQFTSYALFLKGLMCSLQDIELLVDSGVLVKDTKISNRDLLTLFGTITKGVDQMDSSYSKLCDDLNAYSAVNHLRKFPILIWHCCNLCVECIRYSCKHSYKILIRDHIPNVWKLIGILVAAVLLALTIMQTYYSSRG, from the coding sequence ATGGACCAAACTCAAAATGAGTCTGGCTGGATGCATTCTATCAAAGTAACATTGGGGTCTCTAGATCACAGAGAGGTTAAGTCCTTCATCAGCAGCATTCCTAGTGTTTCAAGCAAGCTTAGAAAATCCAACGAGGAGGCGTACTCACCAAAGTTTGTCAGCATTGGACCCTTACATAGGGGAACAAGTAGCCACCTTCTGGCCATGGAAGAGCACAAATGGCGTTACATGCTAGCTCTTCTTCACAGAACTCAAAATCCAGTTTCAACCTTGGATGAGTGCGGCACAGTCATTCTTGGCTTGGACGATGCAGTTCGTGCAAGCTACGGAGGTAACATCAAATATGATCCCCATGAGCTAGCCAAAATAATGTTACTTGATGGCTCCTTCTTGTTAGAACTTCTCCTTAGATGTGCACCACCAAACATGGTACCTCAAATTCCAAAAGAAGAAAACCATAATGGTTCTTCTTCAGATCCAATACTAGGACACAAAGAAGTGTTCATATCTATTCTGACTGATTTCACTCTTCTAGAGAACCAAATGCCCTTTTTTGTTCTCAAGACATTGGCAAGGGTACTTTTTCCAGAGGTCTTCACAAGTGAAGCTGATCATCTTGTTGCTGATCTCACACTGTCTCTCTTCAGCTACCCTTTGATCCGCTGTCCTAGTGTGGCACACTTTCTGCATCTCATGCACTTGTCCTCCATTGTTGATGAGGGGCAAAAGGTGAAAAAAGCACAGCAAGAGCTAAAGCGTTGCGCCACAAGGCTTAGAGCTGCTGGTGTAGCAATTAGGAAAGTAGAGAGGCACAGCAAACTGGTTCACTGGTTTGGCTTTGACATAAGATTTGCAAAAGGGGTGCTTGAAATCCCTCCACTTCACGTAGTTGAAACAACAGAGGTATATTTGAGGAATTTCATTGCATGGGAACAAAGCAGAATTGGCATCAACAGGCAATTCACTTCTTATGCATTGTTTCTTAAAGGGTTGATGTGTTCCTTGCAAGATATTGAGCTGCTTGTGGACAGTGGTGTTTTGGTCAAAGATACTAAGATAAGCAACAGAGACTTGCTCACTTTGTTTGGCACAATCACGAAGGGGGTGGACCAGATGGACTCTAGTTACAGTAAACTTTGTGATGACTTGAATGCTTACTCAGCAGTGAATCATTTGAGAAAGTTCCCTATACTGATATGGCATTGTTGCAACCTTTGTGTGGAATGCATCAGATACTCTTGCAAACACAGCTACAAAATCTTGATCAGGGATCATATACCAAATGTGTGGAAACTGATAGGAATTTTGGTAGCTGCAGTGCTGCTTGCTCTTACCATTATGCAGACCTACTATTCATCCCGTGGCTGA
- the LOC108328643 gene encoding uncharacterized protein LOC108328643 produces MEDHGQNPRKRHNVFGVFVDKSLGHPSSVAEDHDPKKLKHNSEAPLSSIDHQAPALALPNMLVSAFEENTTDGIKFQLFVSKSYSASTSTSPPPVYTLKVTSASNNNTEVEPAGNIADKGVAPVLTETRIVAEGQFMLRSRL; encoded by the exons ATGGAAGATCATGGGCAGAACCCAAGGAAAAGACACAATGTTTTTGGTGTGTTCGTGGATAAATCACTTGGTCACCCATCTTCTGTTGCAGAGGACCATGATCCTAAGAAGCTTAAACACAATTCTGAAGCCCCATTATCATCAATAGATCACCAAGCACCTGCCTTAGCTCTTCCCAATATGTTGGTTTCTGCTTTTGAGGAGAACACCACAGATGGTATCAAATTTCAACTCTTTGTGAGCAAATCTTACAGTGCATCCACTTCCACTTCCCCTCCACCAG TATACACATTGAAAGTCACAAGTGCTTCAAACAACAATACGGAAGTTGAACCTGCAGGGAACATAGCTGATAAAGGAGTAGCACCAGTGTTGACAGAAACGAGAATAGTAGCTGAGGGTCAATTTATGCTACGCTCTAGGCTCTAA